One Clostridium sp. CM027 genomic window carries:
- a CDS encoding sigma-54-dependent transcriptional regulator gives MKRSEKIYEYIAEKTEKFNRENLEEKIGFSTAEISQSLDILRNNVSMELNELLRQHRIIKIKSRPVLYVDNACLERILNKKLPAGPIEVKNLNELLLGKNENSQEECPFDKLIGAQTSLKNQIEQAKAAILYPPNGLHTLIVGQTGVGKTLFANMMYKQAKYSKKLDEKSPFIVFNCADYYNNPQLLTSHLFGHIKGAYTGADSEKAGIVEKADSGILFLDEIHRLPPEGQEMLFYFMDTGMFNRLGETERNRKSCVLIIGATTEDPNSSLLKTFVRRIPIIITIPSFDKRTASDKVNFIKFLLANEAHRVSKVIKIEDKAVKAIIGSTSNGNIGKMKSNIQLICAKGFLNSINNKDFIEIDFNSLPSDIKSGLFYLSGKRKEMEEISGYLDSQLIVTPEGHSVLIEKDPYDPPFNLYKIIEDKAAFLKKGGADEEYINNFITTDINVHIKSFYNKVKNDEDGRSKILKIVDEDILEFSEEIMDMIEKKLDKTLTDRFLYALSLHLSSFLNRLSNHQNLKYKNIEGIIDDKRTEFNIAVDVKGMVEKKYNVVVPKIEVIYLTLLISSIMEEQTNQHVAIIVAAHGSSTASSMVNVAKQLLGEGVIEAIDMPLEVSPTQTLDEIIEKVKEIDMGKGVLLLVDMGSLVNFESIIMEKTDIKVKTLDMVTTSLVLEAIRKATILDMNLNALYNSLKQFRGSSKIEEEEKAINEDDANKKRAIITICSTGEGTAVKLKGLVENIVRSTDEKEIEILPISIKDIKRKITKIKNNYSIIASVGILNPKIEAPFISLEELISGYGENILISIIQRKDFKIEKGHENTVVKDLCKDSLNQFLTYLNPSKIISVLYQFVSLLEENTKISFNNATKIRIMVHVGCALERMIIKDGLKYKREKAKINSHLVEIITGANKVFKDAINISLTQDEILFIAEMIE, from the coding sequence TTGAAGAGAAGCGAAAAAATATATGAGTATATTGCTGAAAAAACAGAAAAATTTAATCGTGAAAACTTAGAGGAAAAAATCGGTTTTAGCACAGCTGAAATATCTCAGAGTTTAGATATTTTAAGAAATAACGTAAGTATGGAATTAAATGAATTGCTTAGACAGCATAGAATAATAAAAATAAAATCTAGACCTGTGTTATACGTTGATAATGCTTGTTTAGAAAGGATTTTGAATAAAAAGTTGCCAGCTGGGCCAATAGAAGTAAAAAATTTAAACGAGTTATTATTGGGAAAAAATGAAAATAGCCAGGAAGAATGTCCTTTTGATAAACTTATTGGAGCACAAACTAGTCTTAAAAATCAAATTGAACAGGCAAAAGCTGCAATACTTTATCCTCCAAATGGTTTGCACACATTAATTGTTGGTCAAACAGGAGTTGGTAAAACCTTGTTTGCAAATATGATGTACAAACAAGCAAAGTATTCGAAAAAATTGGATGAAAAATCACCATTTATAGTATTTAATTGTGCTGATTATTATAACAATCCTCAACTTTTAACCTCACATCTGTTTGGACATATTAAAGGAGCATACACCGGTGCTGATAGCGAAAAGGCTGGAATTGTTGAAAAAGCAGATAGCGGTATATTATTTCTAGATGAAATACACAGATTACCACCAGAAGGACAGGAAATGTTGTTTTATTTTATGGATACAGGTATGTTTAATAGATTAGGTGAGACAGAGAGAAACAGAAAATCCTGCGTTTTAATAATTGGAGCCACTACGGAGGATCCCAATTCATCACTACTAAAGACATTTGTAAGAAGAATACCAATAATTATAACTATTCCTAGCTTTGATAAAAGGACAGCCAGTGATAAAGTTAATTTTATCAAATTTTTATTAGCGAATGAGGCGCATAGAGTAAGCAAAGTAATAAAGATTGAAGATAAAGCAGTTAAGGCAATTATTGGAAGTACGTCTAATGGGAATATTGGTAAGATGAAATCAAATATTCAACTTATTTGCGCTAAGGGTTTTTTAAATAGTATCAATAATAAGGATTTTATAGAAATAGATTTTAATTCGTTGCCTTCAGATATTAAAAGCGGATTATTTTATCTAAGTGGCAAACGTAAAGAAATGGAAGAAATATCTGGTTATTTAGATTCGCAACTAATAGTTACTCCAGAAGGTCACAGTGTATTAATTGAAAAAGATCCTTATGATCCACCTTTTAATTTATACAAGATAATAGAAGATAAGGCAGCCTTTTTGAAAAAAGGAGGTGCAGATGAGGAGTATATAAACAATTTTATTACAACTGATATTAATGTGCATATTAAGTCCTTTTATAACAAGGTTAAAAATGATGAGGATGGTAGAAGTAAAATATTAAAAATAGTAGATGAAGATATTCTTGAATTTTCAGAAGAAATAATGGACATGATTGAAAAAAAGCTTGATAAAACACTAACGGATAGATTTTTATATGCATTAAGTCTACATTTAAGTTCATTTTTAAACAGATTAAGTAATCATCAAAATCTTAAGTATAAAAATATAGAAGGTATAATAGATGATAAACGCACAGAATTCAATATTGCAGTAGACGTAAAGGGAATGGTTGAAAAAAAATATAATGTGGTTGTTCCAAAGATTGAAGTTATATATCTTACATTGTTAATCAGTTCTATTATGGAGGAACAAACAAATCAGCATGTGGCAATAATTGTAGCGGCACATGGAAGCAGCACAGCAAGTAGTATGGTTAATGTGGCAAAGCAGCTTCTAGGGGAGGGTGTAATCGAAGCAATAGATATGCCATTAGAAGTTAGTCCTACTCAAACATTAGATGAAATTATTGAAAAGGTTAAGGAAATAGACATGGGTAAGGGGGTCCTATTACTTGTGGATATGGGTTCACTTGTTAACTTTGAGTCTATAATAATGGAAAAAACAGATATAAAGGTTAAGACACTAGATATGGTTACCACCTCATTAGTATTAGAAGCCATAAGGAAAGCAACTATTTTAGATATGAATTTAAATGCCTTGTATAATTCTCTAAAGCAATTTAGAGGGTCTTCAAAGATTGAGGAAGAAGAGAAAGCGATTAATGAAGATGATGCAAATAAGAAAAGGGCAATAATAACAATATGCTCCACAGGTGAGGGGACTGCAGTAAAGCTAAAAGGACTTGTGGAGAACATTGTTAGAAGTACAGATGAAAAAGAAATTGAAATTTTACCAATAAGCATAAAAGACATAAAAAGGAAAATAACAAAAATAAAAAATAACTATAGTATTATAGCTTCTGTAGGTATTTTAAATCCTAAAATTGAAGCTCCGTTTATCTCCCTTGAAGAGTTGATTAGTGGTTATGGTGAAAATATTTTAATAAGTATAATACAGAGAAAAGACTTTAAAATTGAAAAAGGCCATGAAAATACAGTAGTTAAGGATTTATGTAAAGACAGCTTAAATCAATTTTTAACTTATTTAAATCCTTCTAAAATAATAAGTGTATTGTATCAATTTGTAAGTCTTTTAGAAGAAAACACAAAAATAAGCTTTAACAATGCAACCAAAATAAGAATAATGGTGCATGTAGGTTGTGCACTAGAGAGAATGATAATAAAGGATGGGTTAAAGTACAAGAGGGAAAAAGCTAAGATAAATTCACACTTGGTAGAGATTATTACAGGGGCAAATAAAGTATTTAAAGATGCAATAAACATAAGTTTAACTCAAGATGAAATATTATTTATAGCAGAAATGATAGAATAG
- a CDS encoding TspO/MBR family protein — protein MNILKVGDKTKIGAAILSIIIALGVGGLSGFLSMDNMKDYEGFAKPVFSPPGWVFPIVWTILYILMGLAAYRVWEQGKQGQDVKKALVLYALQLFLNFLWPIIFFEFRLYGLAFVELLVLLIFILLTTFEFFRFDRTAGYLMLPYIVWVSFAGILNFAIWSLNS, from the coding sequence TTGAACATTTTGAAGGTTGGGGATAAAACTAAAATAGGTGCTGCTATTCTAAGTATTATTATAGCACTTGGGGTTGGTGGTCTCAGTGGATTTTTAAGCATGGATAATATGAAAGATTATGAGGGATTTGCAAAACCGGTGTTTTCACCGCCAGGGTGGGTGTTTCCAATTGTATGGACAATTCTATATATACTAATGGGACTTGCAGCATATAGGGTATGGGAACAAGGGAAACAAGGTCAAGATGTTAAAAAAGCTCTGGTTTTATATGCACTGCAATTATTTCTGAATTTTTTATGGCCTATAATATTTTTCGAATTCAGATTATATGGACTTGCTTTTGTGGAGTTGTTGGTGCTATTAATTTTTATTTTGCTTACAACTTTTGAATTTTTTAGATTTGACAGGACAGCAGGATATCTAATGCTACCTTATATCGTATGGGTTTCTTTTGCAGGTATTCTTAATTTTGCAATTTGGTCTTTAAATAGCTAA
- a CDS encoding GNAT family N-acetyltransferase: MKNLLVGKKIKLTSINEEDILELKKWHNDVSFMRNYDVVSAIPKNMEEVKEIIREAKECNRAYIFAVKDSEQEEIIGITGFENISWNNGTALIYIGIGEEKYRGQGHGKEALKLTIEFGFEELNFHRIYLTVLEYNEPAIKLYEKLGFKREGVYREFIHRDGRRYDMYLYGILRPEWEEASKGK, from the coding sequence GTGAAAAATCTTTTGGTTGGAAAAAAAATAAAACTTACGTCTATAAACGAAGAAGATATTTTGGAACTTAAAAAGTGGCATAATGATGTGTCCTTCATGCGTAATTATGATGTAGTAAGCGCAATTCCTAAAAACATGGAAGAGGTAAAGGAGATAATAAGAGAGGCAAAAGAATGTAATAGAGCTTATATTTTTGCTGTTAAAGACAGTGAACAGGAAGAAATTATTGGTATTACAGGATTTGAAAATATATCTTGGAATAATGGAACTGCATTAATATATATAGGAATAGGGGAAGAAAAATATAGGGGACAAGGGCACGGAAAAGAAGCTCTTAAATTAACTATAGAGTTTGGATTTGAGGAACTAAATTTTCATAGAATATATCTTACTGTGCTTGAATACAATGAACCTGCAATAAAGCTATATGAGAAATTAGGGTTTAAAAGAGAAGGGGTCTATAGGGAATTTATTCACAGAGATGGTAGACGGTATGATATGTATTTGTATGGAATACTGAGACCTGAGTGGGAAGAGGCCTCAAAGGGAAAGTAA
- a CDS encoding DUF2156 domain-containing protein, whose amino-acid sequence MMIFKRLMIEDKNVFEKFIYPYKFLSCEYSFTTLYIWREACDVCFTIYKGALIIKKKDFEGRYYFMQPLGYSKENLKEIIDALKEYKTENNMEYLFKDLDEGVMEEIRDIYDDAHGICIKEDRDNFDYLYEAEKLIKLSGKKLHGKKNHYNSFIKKYNYEVKDIKGEEVVNDVIVAAEKWYAGNNDDDVLYYELQGIKDIVKDMGIFNNKGIAVYVDEKIVAFSLGEKLNDDLAVIHIEKADTKYSGVYSFINKTFVDTSFSDVKIINREQDLGIVGLRKSKLSYHPFKLEKKYIFNFGNA is encoded by the coding sequence ATGATGATTTTTAAAAGACTTATGATTGAAGATAAGAATGTATTTGAAAAATTTATATATCCATATAAATTTTTAAGTTGTGAATATTCTTTTACAACTTTATATATATGGAGAGAAGCTTGTGATGTTTGTTTTACTATTTATAAAGGTGCTCTAATAATAAAAAAGAAGGATTTCGAAGGAAGATATTATTTTATGCAACCTTTGGGATATAGTAAAGAAAATCTTAAAGAAATAATAGATGCATTAAAAGAATACAAAACAGAAAACAATATGGAATACTTATTTAAAGATCTTGATGAGGGTGTTATGGAGGAGATAAGGGATATATATGATGATGCTCATGGTATCTGTATCAAGGAAGATAGAGATAACTTTGATTATTTATATGAAGCAGAAAAGCTTATAAAGCTTTCGGGTAAGAAGCTTCATGGGAAAAAAAATCATTATAATTCCTTTATAAAGAAGTATAACTATGAAGTTAAAGACATTAAAGGGGAAGAAGTAGTAAATGACGTAATAGTAGCTGCAGAAAAATGGTATGCAGGTAATAATGATGATGATGTACTTTATTACGAATTACAGGGGATAAAAGACATCGTAAAAGATATGGGAATTTTTAATAATAAAGGGATAGCTGTTTATGTAGATGAAAAGATTGTAGCGTTTAGTTTGGGAGAAAAATTAAATGATGATTTGGCAGTGATTCATATAGAAAAGGCAGATACAAAGTATAGCGGAGTCTATAGCTTTATTAACAAAACGTTTGTTGATACGAGTTTTAGTGATGTTAAGATAATCAATAGGGAACAGGACCTAGGAATCGTAGGCCTTAGAAAATCTAAATTATCCTATCATCCTTTTAAATTAGAAAAAAAATATATTTTTAATTTTGGTAATGCTTAA